The following are encoded together in the Proteiniphilum saccharofermentans genome:
- a CDS encoding AI-2E family transporter encodes MPDRKNRYHRFVLLGLILLLSIIIFKELHPYLGGFFGAFTLFILLRGLMVRLVEKHNWRKGVSASVIVLGTTIFILIPLTGFGFLAVDTISGISIDPAQIIKSMREFSDIVEERIGITLFTPENLSFVPRAGSSIMQSLVSGLSSMVINGVIAIFLLYFMLVSYQSLENITHEILPFSEKNKRILREETKSIIQANAIGIPVVAITQGILAYIGYLSFGVSNPLVYAVLVACTTIIPVVGTSLVWVPIGISALTQGDIVRGVLLLCYGLLIIGGSDTILRFVLQKRLANIHPLITFFGVIMGLAMFGFWGIIFGPLLISLLLLFFNMYRHDFIPGSTAQPRVTTKEDGKGGILFRKRAAK; translated from the coding sequence ATGCCAGACAGAAAGAACCGATATCATCGTTTTGTCCTTTTAGGGTTGATCCTGCTCTTGTCAATTATTATTTTCAAAGAGCTACACCCCTATCTGGGAGGATTTTTCGGTGCTTTCACACTTTTCATTCTCCTGAGAGGATTGATGGTGAGACTGGTGGAGAAACATAACTGGAGAAAAGGGGTGAGCGCTTCAGTCATTGTGCTCGGGACCACGATATTTATTCTGATCCCGCTCACTGGCTTCGGGTTTCTTGCTGTTGACACTATCTCAGGAATAAGTATTGATCCTGCACAGATCATAAAAAGCATGAGAGAGTTCTCTGACATCGTTGAGGAACGCATTGGGATCACCTTGTTCACTCCCGAAAATCTTTCGTTCGTACCCCGTGCAGGGTCTTCCATCATGCAGTCACTCGTCTCAGGGTTAAGTTCTATGGTTATCAACGGAGTCATCGCCATTTTCCTGCTTTATTTTATGCTGGTAAGCTATCAATCATTGGAGAATATTACCCATGAGATACTCCCATTCAGTGAGAAGAACAAGCGCATTCTCCGGGAGGAGACAAAATCTATTATCCAGGCAAATGCCATTGGTATACCGGTAGTTGCCATCACACAAGGGATACTGGCCTATATAGGGTATCTCTCCTTCGGAGTAAGCAATCCGCTTGTATATGCCGTTTTAGTAGCTTGTACCACCATCATCCCTGTGGTAGGCACTTCGCTGGTATGGGTACCGATCGGTATTTCAGCACTGACTCAAGGTGATATAGTAAGAGGGGTATTACTACTTTGCTACGGGCTACTTATCATAGGGGGATCCGATACCATCCTCCGGTTTGTACTGCAAAAAAGGCTGGCTAATATCCATCCGTTGATCACTTTCTTTGGTGTGATCATGGGGCTTGCCATGTTTGGATTTTGGGGGATTATTTTTGGTCCGCTGCTGATCTCTTTGTTATTGCTTTTCTTTAATATGTATCGTCACGACTTTATTCCCGGTTCGACGGCACAACCCCGTGTCACTACAAAAGAAGACGGGAAAGGGGGCATTCTTTTCCGAAAAAGAGCGGCAAAGTAA